Proteins encoded by one window of Camelus bactrianus isolate YW-2024 breed Bactrian camel chromosome 9, ASM4877302v1, whole genome shotgun sequence:
- the LOC105078680 gene encoding carbohydrate sulfotransferase 6: protein MWLRRVSGTAVTALLLAQTGLLLFLVSRPRSPSPAGGEERVHVLVLSSWRSGSSFVGQLFSQHPDVFYLMEPAWHVWSALSQGSAVALHMAVRDLVRSVFLCDMDVFDAYLPWRRNLSDLFQWAESRALCSPPACSAFPRGAISSEAVCKPLCARRPFGLAQEACHSYSHVVLKEVRFFNLQVLYPLLSDPALNLRIVHLVRDPRAVLRSREQTAKALARDNGIVLGTNGKWVEADPDLRVVREVCRSHVRIAEAATRKPPPSLRGRYRLVRFEDLARAPLPEIRALYAFAGLSLTPQLEAWIHNITHGVGPGARREAFKTTSRDALNVSQAWRHALPFTKIRRVQELCAGALQLLGYRPVFSENEQRDLTLDLVLPRGPSSFSWASSTTAEHP, encoded by the coding sequence ATGTGGCTGCGGCGCGTCTCCGGCACGGCGGTGACCGCGCTCCTGCTGGCGCAGACTGGCCTCCTGCTCTTCCTGGTCTCCCGGCCCAGGTCACCGTCCCCGGCGGGAGGCGAGGAGCGGGTTCACGTGCTGGTGCTGTCCTCATGGCGCTCAGGCTCGTCCTTCGTGGGCCAGCTCTTCAGCCAGCACCCCGATGTCTTCTATCTGATGGAGCCCGCGTGGCACGTGTGGTCCGCCCTGTCGCAGGGCAGCGCGGTGGCGCTGCACATGGCCGTACGCGACCTGGTGCGCTCCGTCTTCCTGTGCGACATGGACGTTTTCGATGCCTACCTACCGTGGCGACGCAACCTGTCGGACCTCTTTCAGTGGGCGGAGAGCCGCGCGCTGTGCTCGCCGCCTGCCTGCAGCGCCTTCCCGCGCGGCGCCATCAGCAGCGAGGCGGTGTGTAAGCCACTGTGCGCGCGGCGGCCCTTTGGCCTGGCCCAGGAGGCCTGCCACTCCTACAGCCACGTGGTGCTCAAGGAGGTGCGCTTCTTCAACCTGCAGGTGCTCTACCCGCTGCTCAGCGACCCGGCGCTCAACCTGCGCATTGTGCACCTGGTGCGCGATCCGCGGGCGGTGCTGCGCTCCCGCGAGCAGACCGCCAAGGCGCTGGCGCGCGACAACGGCATCGTGCTGGGCACCAACGGCAAGTGGGTGGAGGCCGACCCGGACCTGCGCGTGGTGCGCGAGGTGTGCCGCAGCCATGTGCGCATCGCCGAGGCTGCCACGCGcaagccccctccctccctgcgcGGCCGCTACCGCCTGGTGCGCTTCGAGGACCTGGCGCGGGCGCCGCTGCCGGAGATCCGAGCGCTCTATGCTTTTGCCGGCCTGAGCCTCACGCCGCAGCTCGAAGCCTGGATCCACAACATCACGCACGGGGTCGGGCCCGGCGCGCGCCGCGAGGCCTTCAAAACCACGTCTAGGGACGCGCTCAACGTCTCGCAGGCTTGGCGCCACGCGCTGCCCTTTACCAAGATCCGCCGCGTACAGGAGCTGTGTGCGGGCGCGCTGCAGCTGCTGGGCTACCGGCCGGTATTCTCCGAGAACGAGCAACGAGACCTCACCCTGGACCTGGTGCTGCCCCGCGGCCCGAGCAGCTTCAGCTGGGCATCATCCACTACCGCTGAGCACCCGTAG
- the TMEM170A gene encoding transmembrane protein 170A isoform X2: MEHEGSGGSGGSAGLLQQILSLKLVPRVGNGTLCPNSTSLCSFPEMWYGVFLWALVSSLFFHVPAGLLALFTLRRHKYGGAIAGVYRAAGKEMIPFEALTLGTGQTFCVVVVSFLRILATL; encoded by the exons ATGGAGCACGAAGGGAGCGGCGGCAGCGGGGGGTCGGCCGGGCTCCTGCAGCAGATCCTCAGCCTGAAGCTCGTGCCGCGGGTGGGCAACGGGACCCTGTGCCCAAACTCCacttctctctgctccttcccag AGATGTGGTATGGTGTGTTCCTGTGGGCACTGgtgtcctctctcttctttcatgTCCCTGCTGGACTGCTGGCCCTCTTCACCCTCAGACGTCACAAATATG GTGGAGCAATTGCTGGAGTGTACCGAGCAGCAGGAAAGGAAATGATACCATTTGAGGCCCTCACCTTGGGCACTGGACAGACATTCTGTGTAGTGGTGGTCTCCTTCTTACGGATTTTAGCTACTCTATAG
- the TMEM170A gene encoding transmembrane protein 170A isoform X1 encodes MEHEGSGGSGGSAGLLQQILSLKLVPRVGNGTLCPNSTSLCSFPEMWYGVFLWALVSSLFFHVPAGLLALFTLRRHKYGRFMSVSILLMGIVGPITAGILTSGAIAGVYRAAGKEMIPFEALTLGTGQTFCVVVVSFLRILATL; translated from the exons ATGGAGCACGAAGGGAGCGGCGGCAGCGGGGGGTCGGCCGGGCTCCTGCAGCAGATCCTCAGCCTGAAGCTCGTGCCGCGGGTGGGCAACGGGACCCTGTGCCCAAACTCCacttctctctgctccttcccag AGATGTGGTATGGTGTGTTCCTGTGGGCACTGgtgtcctctctcttctttcatgTCCCTGCTGGACTGCTGGCCCTCTTCACCCTCAGACGTCACAAATATGGTAGGTTCATGTCTGTAAGCATCCTGTTGATGGGCATCGTGGGACCAATTACTGCTGGAATCTTGACAA GTGGAGCAATTGCTGGAGTGTACCGAGCAGCAGGAAAGGAAATGATACCATTTGAGGCCCTCACCTTGGGCACTGGACAGACATTCTGTGTAGTGGTGGTCTCCTTCTTACGGATTTTAGCTACTCTATAG
- the TMEM170A gene encoding transmembrane protein 170A isoform X3, producing the protein MWYGVFLWALVSSLFFHVPAGLLALFTLRRHKYGRFMSVSILLMGIVGPITAGILTSGAIAGVYRAAGKEMIPFEALTLGTGQTFCVVVVSFLRILATL; encoded by the exons ATGTGGTATGGTGTGTTCCTGTGGGCACTGgtgtcctctctcttctttcatgTCCCTGCTGGACTGCTGGCCCTCTTCACCCTCAGACGTCACAAATATGGTAGGTTCATGTCTGTAAGCATCCTGTTGATGGGCATCGTGGGACCAATTACTGCTGGAATCTTGACAA GTGGAGCAATTGCTGGAGTGTACCGAGCAGCAGGAAAGGAAATGATACCATTTGAGGCCCTCACCTTGGGCACTGGACAGACATTCTGTGTAGTGGTGGTCTCCTTCTTACGGATTTTAGCTACTCTATAG